One window of the Acaryochloris sp. CCMEE 5410 genome contains the following:
- a CDS encoding tyrosine-protein kinase domain-containing protein, protein MKPSPNSKMTRLQRLETVKETPTPSLTLLPQSFQAGVEEEGGLNLGQLFGAIRRRFPVVVLVTAAVAVSTLYWSRTRPSSYQGQFRLLIEPVTAESEVVSAISGNNTPVNAQDLGNAQASQTVLDYPTQIQILLSPQILQPIADKLSPQYPNLSYKKLAKSLTIERVAENKAPTKILSVTLDAADPDSAKVIAAEVAQQYTDYSVNERQTNLRRAIQFVDQQLPKAEGQVRQFEQLLQRFREQYQLLDPATFGGQVSSQAGAIQGQLAENQIQLMETRQLYTTLQQQLKLTPSGAEAATVLTESPSYQKLRTQLQEIESQLAIRSAELTSNHPEVVDLREQRSKLLPLINQAARNSLGRNLSSTIPDTAALPYQNSLRKGMSQQFVDAAVQLQVLEAKRQGILRAQSSLQQKMGQLPAITRQYENLQRKLQIANDTYRKFLEKREELLINAARNEVPWELLGEPSVATMSNANLPRDLALGTMLGLLLGVGIAILLDRTNDAIHSLQDLRAELKRPILGIIPQQKQLEETPFLSSESDFLKSEVGLALLEQKEQPSLLNNEQFSLANLSNFANNKKASEYSYSPFLEAFRSLYSQLHLLNPDLPISSLVISSCSPQEGKSTTSMHLAQAAAAMGRRVLLVDADLRAPSLSRVLNLPNSPGLSDLMATEGNLQSTIHPLPGTENLFILTAGMLPSDPTRILASQKMQKLMGVFAEQFDLVIYDCPPLNLADPTIIAPQTDGLMVVAHLGSVPRSLLKESLRMLEIAQIPILGVVANGIKN, encoded by the coding sequence ATGAAACCTAGCCCTAACTCAAAAATGACGAGATTACAGCGATTGGAGACCGTCAAAGAAACTCCAACTCCATCGCTCACTCTCCTTCCTCAGTCTTTTCAAGCCGGTGTAGAAGAAGAAGGAGGCTTAAATCTTGGCCAGCTGTTTGGAGCTATTCGTCGGCGCTTCCCGGTGGTCGTTTTAGTGACGGCTGCTGTTGCGGTTTCAACCCTTTACTGGAGCCGTACCCGGCCATCATCCTATCAAGGTCAATTTCGACTCTTGATTGAGCCTGTTACTGCTGAAAGTGAAGTTGTTTCCGCGATTAGTGGTAACAATACCCCAGTTAATGCGCAAGACTTAGGAAACGCTCAGGCTTCCCAGACAGTTCTTGATTATCCAACGCAGATCCAAATTCTTCTGAGTCCTCAAATTCTTCAACCCATTGCGGATAAATTGAGTCCCCAATATCCTAATTTGTCCTACAAAAAGTTGGCTAAGAGCCTAACGATTGAGCGGGTTGCCGAAAACAAAGCGCCCACCAAGATATTGTCAGTGACCCTTGATGCTGCCGATCCTGACTCTGCGAAAGTGATTGCCGCTGAAGTAGCTCAGCAATACACCGATTACAGTGTCAATGAGCGACAAACGAACTTAAGAAGGGCGATTCAGTTTGTTGATCAGCAACTCCCCAAAGCTGAAGGTCAAGTTCGTCAATTTGAACAGCTACTGCAACGGTTCCGTGAACAGTATCAGCTCCTAGACCCGGCAACGTTTGGTGGTCAGGTTTCCTCTCAGGCCGGTGCAATTCAAGGCCAGCTAGCTGAAAATCAAATTCAGCTTATGGAGACTCGGCAGTTATATACGACCCTACAACAGCAACTAAAGTTGACTCCATCCGGTGCAGAAGCGGCCACGGTGCTGACAGAGTCTCCCAGCTATCAGAAATTGCGGACGCAATTGCAGGAAATTGAGTCTCAACTCGCCATTCGGTCGGCAGAACTCACCAGTAATCACCCGGAAGTGGTTGACTTACGGGAACAGCGTAGTAAGCTGTTGCCTCTCATCAACCAGGCAGCCCGCAATAGCCTTGGCCGGAATCTATCTAGTACGATTCCCGACACAGCAGCGCTGCCTTATCAAAACTCCCTGCGGAAGGGGATGAGTCAACAATTTGTAGATGCTGCGGTACAGCTTCAAGTTCTGGAAGCAAAACGACAGGGAATTTTGAGAGCCCAATCCTCTCTACAACAGAAGATGGGGCAGTTGCCTGCCATCACCCGCCAGTATGAAAATCTACAGCGGAAACTTCAGATTGCCAATGATACTTATCGCAAATTCCTGGAGAAACGAGAGGAACTCTTAATCAATGCGGCTCGGAATGAAGTGCCTTGGGAGTTGCTAGGTGAACCTTCTGTTGCAACCATGAGCAACGCGAATCTACCTCGTGATTTAGCTCTAGGCACAATGCTGGGTCTTTTACTTGGTGTAGGTATTGCGATTCTCTTGGATCGAACCAATGATGCCATTCACTCCCTACAGGATCTCCGGGCTGAATTAAAGCGTCCAATCCTAGGTATCATTCCACAGCAAAAGCAGCTGGAAGAAACGCCCTTCTTATCTTCAGAGAGTGACTTCCTAAAGAGTGAAGTTGGATTGGCGCTACTTGAGCAAAAAGAACAGCCTTCACTGCTCAATAATGAGCAATTCTCTTTGGCTAACTTGAGTAATTTTGCCAATAACAAGAAAGCTTCGGAGTACTCCTATTCACCGTTCTTAGAGGCCTTCCGATCCCTTTACTCTCAACTACATCTCCTCAATCCTGACTTACCTATTTCTTCCCTGGTTATTTCATCCTGCTCACCTCAGGAAGGGAAATCCACCACCTCGATGCACCTAGCTCAGGCCGCAGCGGCCATGGGAAGACGAGTCTTGTTGGTCGATGCTGATTTGCGGGCTCCCAGCCTTAGTCGCGTTCTCAACTTACCCAACAGCCCTGGATTGAGTGACCTGATGGCGACGGAAGGTAATCTTCAGTCCACCATTCATCCGCTGCCTGGGACCGAGAACCTCTTTATATTGACAGCAGGGATGTTGCCATCGGATCCAACCCGCATCTTGGCGTCTCAAAAGATGCAGAAGCTGATGGGTGTGTTTGCCGAACAGTTTGATTTAGTTATCTATGACTGCCCACCCCTCAACCTGGCAGATCCAACCATTATTGCACCTCAAACAGATGGCTTAATGGTGGTTGCCCATCTAGGCAGCGTTCCCAGAAGCCTCTTGAAGGAAAGCCTTCGTATGCTGGAAATTGCTCAGATTCCTATCCTAGGTGTTGTTGCCAACGGCATTAAGAACTAA
- the thrB gene encoding homoserine kinase, with amino-acid sequence MSNTQTLTIQVPATTANIGPGFDCLGAALSLHNRFQFTLLSDPSESPRIQATGHGVDQLPTDDQNLVYRAFAATYQHLGQTPPAIQIDIHLEIPQARGLGSSATAIIAGLIGANELANQPLDQSELLQLAINLEGHPDNVVPAMLGGCCLAAETNDRWQICSIDWSPEVVPIVAIPDFELKTDLARNALPDTCGYGDAIFNMAHLGFLLKGLEQADPTLLKTALEDKLHQPYRLKLIPGYRDAYQAAQDAGAYGLVISGAGPTLLALGSRESADAIASTIRNQWQTANRSVKTQVLKIDRQGAIAQFT; translated from the coding sequence ATGTCGAATACTCAAACATTAACGATTCAGGTTCCCGCTACAACCGCCAATATTGGTCCAGGTTTCGACTGTTTAGGAGCAGCCCTCTCCCTCCATAATCGCTTTCAATTTACGCTCCTTTCCGATCCCTCTGAGTCGCCCCGGATCCAAGCCACGGGACACGGGGTAGATCAATTGCCGACGGATGATCAAAATCTGGTTTATCGAGCGTTTGCTGCAACGTATCAACATCTAGGCCAAACGCCTCCCGCCATCCAAATCGATATCCATTTAGAGATTCCCCAGGCTAGAGGGTTAGGCAGTTCAGCCACGGCGATTATTGCCGGTCTAATCGGAGCAAATGAACTGGCGAACCAGCCTTTAGATCAATCGGAATTATTACAGTTGGCCATTAATCTGGAGGGTCATCCAGATAATGTCGTACCCGCTATGTTGGGAGGCTGCTGTCTGGCTGCCGAGACCAACGACCGATGGCAAATCTGTTCGATCGATTGGTCCCCTGAGGTGGTTCCCATTGTTGCGATTCCCGATTTTGAGCTAAAGACGGATCTCGCTCGCAATGCCTTACCCGACACTTGTGGTTATGGCGATGCGATTTTCAATATGGCCCATCTTGGCTTTTTGCTAAAAGGGCTAGAACAGGCGGATCCAACCCTGCTCAAAACTGCGCTAGAAGACAAGTTGCACCAGCCCTATCGACTCAAGTTAATTCCTGGGTATAGGGATGCCTACCAAGCGGCTCAAGATGCTGGGGCCTATGGTTTGGTGATCAGTGGTGCAGGACCGACATTGCTGGCCCTAGGGAGTCGTGAATCAGCAGATGCGATCGCATCTACCATTCGCAATCAATGGCAAACAGCCAATCGGTCAGTAAAGACTCAGGTACTCAAGATAGATAGACAAGGGGCTATCGCTCAGTTCACCTAA
- a CDS encoding pitrilysin family protein, whose product MWFHHNPFESQDSAQAIGAAQAYPVNQTRLENGLTVVHQYIPLVPVVAVDIWVKAGVTSEPESVPGLAHVLEHMIFKGTETVAPQYLDRLLERQGGIVNAATGYDYAHFYIVTLADQLEACFAPFVNLLIHATIPEAEFRQEQDIICAEIDQAYDNPDWVVYQSARQLLFSHHPYGRPVLGFDELPPLLSAAHTRDFHHRLYQPDNMTIVLVGDLTHEQAIDLVQKHCDWPQALLGRKPPPLSPLIPLSQRSCHAMETPGIDQARLTMAWLGPDVSASAQGYGLDLLSVLLTGGRTSQLVADLLEQRGWAYDIHSEFFLQREGGCFTISVWLDPQYLEGVETVIREYLYQLGESCISETELHRCQQLVVNDFTFGTEMVNQLAGLYGYYSILGELEQALAYPQLIQALEPQHLQNLVQQYLSPNNYAITTLQPCSL is encoded by the coding sequence ATGTGGTTTCATCACAATCCTTTTGAGAGCCAAGATTCTGCCCAGGCCATTGGGGCAGCTCAAGCGTATCCCGTCAATCAAACCCGATTGGAGAATGGATTAACCGTTGTACACCAATACATTCCCTTAGTCCCAGTGGTCGCCGTTGATATTTGGGTGAAGGCAGGGGTAACCTCAGAACCTGAATCCGTACCCGGGTTAGCGCATGTGTTAGAGCATATGATTTTTAAGGGGACTGAAACGGTTGCTCCCCAGTATCTAGACCGGTTACTAGAGCGACAAGGGGGCATCGTTAATGCGGCGACGGGGTATGACTACGCTCATTTCTATATCGTCACCCTGGCCGATCAGCTCGAAGCCTGCTTTGCCCCATTTGTGAACCTCCTCATCCATGCAACGATTCCTGAAGCAGAGTTTAGACAGGAACAAGACATTATCTGTGCCGAAATTGATCAGGCTTATGATAATCCCGACTGGGTGGTCTATCAATCGGCTCGTCAACTGTTATTTTCTCACCATCCCTATGGTCGTCCCGTGCTGGGGTTTGACGAACTCCCTCCCCTGCTGTCTGCTGCCCATACGCGAGATTTTCACCATCGGCTCTATCAGCCGGACAATATGACGATCGTTCTGGTGGGTGATCTGACCCATGAACAAGCCATTGACTTGGTCCAGAAGCATTGTGATTGGCCTCAAGCTCTTTTGGGTCGAAAACCACCACCCCTCAGCCCCCTGATACCTTTGAGCCAACGCAGTTGCCATGCGATGGAAACCCCTGGGATTGACCAAGCGCGGTTGACCATGGCTTGGTTAGGACCTGATGTTAGTGCGTCTGCGCAGGGTTACGGGTTGGATCTGTTGTCGGTGCTATTGACTGGCGGACGAACCTCCCAATTGGTGGCCGATCTATTAGAACAAAGGGGCTGGGCTTATGATATTCACAGTGAATTCTTCCTCCAGCGAGAAGGGGGTTGTTTCACCATCTCCGTTTGGTTAGATCCCCAGTACCTAGAGGGGGTGGAAACGGTAATTAGAGAGTATCTCTATCAGCTAGGAGAATCCTGCATTTCTGAGACAGAGCTGCATCGGTGCCAACAGTTGGTGGTCAATGACTTTACATTTGGCACGGAAATGGTCAATCAGTTGGCCGGATTATACGGGTATTACAGTATATTGGGCGAATTGGAACAAGCCTTGGCTTATCCCCAGCTGATTCAGGCTCTTGAACCTCAACACTTGCAAAACCTGGTTCAACAATACCTATCCCCAAACAATTACGCCATTACGACATTGCAACCCTGCTCTCTTTGA